The Rhopalosiphum maidis isolate BTI-1 chromosome 2, ASM367621v3, whole genome shotgun sequence genome segment GAATATGGTTACCTTGAAAAACCAATCCCAAGTAAATTGAGACGACGCAGGAAATCGATACAACCTCAATTTGTTGATGAAACTAATAACGAACCTGCATCATTGGTaaatgatcataataataattatccagTTGACGATCAAGATAATGAGTCTATTTCTTACAATTATAACGATGTAAGTGAGGAAGTACCAGATACTGAATATGGAAAAACAAATGacgtagaaaataataaagaacaaCCTGAATTAATTCAGTATCCTGAAAATTCAGATGTTCCATCCGAGGATCATGCATCTACAAATTACATGGATGAAAATGGAAACTTTGTACATCCACTTCCTCGTAAATTGAGACGACGAAGAAAATTGAGACAACCTCAATTTGTTAATGAAAGTAATAATGAACCTGCGTCcttcgtaaataataatgccaATAATTATCCAATCGATGATCAAGATAATGAGTCCATTCCTGACAATTATAATGATGTTGGTGAGGAAGTACCAGATACTGGATATGTAGAAAGAAATGATATAGAAAATAAGAAAGAACAACctgaattatttgaatacccTGACAATTCATACGTGCCATCAGAAGATTATGCATCTCCAAATGGTATGTATGAAAATGGAAACGCTGCGCAACCAAGTCCTCGTAAATTGAGACGACGAAAGAAATTGAGACAACCTCAATTTGTTAATGAAAGTAATAATGAACCTGCGTCcttcgtaaataataatgccaATAATTATCTAATCGATGATCAAGATAATGAGTCCATTCCTGACAATTATAATGATGTCGGTGAGGAAGTACCAGATACTGGATATGTAGAAAGAAATGATATAGAAAATAAGAAAGAACAACctgaattatttgaatacccTGACAATTCATACGTGCCATCAGAAGATTATGCATCTCCAAATGGTATGTATGAAAATGGAAACACTGCGCAACCAAGTCCTCGTAAATTGAGACGACGAAAGAAATCGAGACAACCTCAAtttgttaatgaaaataataaggaACCTGAATCCTTCGTAgatgataatatgaataattatccAGTTGAAAATCAAGATTATAATGAGCCTATTCCTAAAAATGAAAGTGATGCGCAAGAAGACGTTTCTATCCCTTACAAGACTGAAGTCGACTCTCCAGATAGTAATACTGATAGTACAAGTAACTCAAAAAAACCTAGAAGAAAAAACCATGTTAGGAGAAAGATTACTCCTACGAGTATAGATACAGGAAATAGTAGTACTCCAAATGATGAAAAATCGACAGAAAACCCTGAGACACAACCAAAAGATATTCGAAAGAACCCTAAAAAAAAGAGACATATTAGACGTATTAGAACATAcgtaataaacaatgaaacaaATGAAAGAATACCTATTAATGATGAAACATATTCTACTACGAATGGGTTACCTGAtgctttacataataaattagactCATTGGAAGCTGAAGATGATCTAGATTCAAATACAGATAATGATGATTATTCTTCatttttggtaataataattaataattttaaattttttatatgattatttaaaatttttttttatttgttttagtttaaagAATACAATTCGGACCAATGTAAACGTAATGCATAcgatagatttaaaaaagttgCATCTCAAGATGCCAAGCAAATTGCTTACCGAAGCGTTTTAGATACTAGTGAGATGCGAAGTAATATGTTagcaacaataaaaaatgcaatagGTAATGTAAAAGCCTCACAGACATTCAATGATGTTGATCAAAGTTTAAGAACAGTAAGCTACTCTCTGAAAGCCGGTTTGAAGCAAACTATTAGTGACTTGGTTATCAAAATGGTTCCGTTAGCTAAAGATTTTCTGAAAACAGCAGAAAACCTTAAGGAACTATATGAAAAAGGCCCACAGTCCACTCACAAAATGTTAACAAACATCTTAGAGAACGAGTCAATCGTTCCAGATTCAGCAAAAGATATATTAACACTTATTTCTCCTCAGTTTGACgtggataaattaataaatgatatctTTGAAAAACCGTGTAATGCAAAAtcaatgaaagaaaaaaagaccAAAGCTCAAAGAAAACTTATCACTCTATCAAAGCACATGGACACGGCAATAAGCAACATTGACTGTTTTGTGCTTTCCGCTATGTCTACCGTAGGAATCGGAGCAGATACATTAAAACTGTTGAAATCCGGTAGAGTGATAATGAGTGATAAACATCCCAGGGCGAAAATATTGAAAGATGCTGTGGGAATAATTAAATCAGGTAAAAAAATCCGAAATAATGTCGTAGACTTTACACCGACGTTGACAACTTTTGATGGAAACACTGAAAGTGACgaagatgatgatgatgaagaTCCTGAACAAGTTGCTCAAAAAAAcgaagaatttttaaaaactgtaccTGACCTAGACGATAATATACCCGTACCAAAGAAAGTCCCCAACAAGCGACAGTCATTGGGTGTAATTGTTGTACATCCTAACAAACGGATAGAGTACAAAGAAATAAATGATACATCGCAATTGAAAAAATTCGTTGGGGATCAAacgaataaatacaaattgcaatctaaaaataaacatccaaaatttttaaaactgaatagTAAAAAAGTAATCGATGCTATGGTTGCGGATGTGAAGAAAAAGGCTGAGAGAAATGGAATGACCAAAAAAGAAATGGTAGAAGAAATAATTAGAACTTTGAATAGTAGTTGAACTTATTTACGACTATAAATTCTaacgaatgtttttttttgtattattaatgataaaaatgttgttatcacacattagaaattataaaatttttattcaatatgttgaatatttttaactcttaCTTCATAAtgaaatcgttaaaaatatacaaattcgtatgaaaaataattcaatttattatataattgatatttcattgaataaaaatgttacgactttttaattattttataatatgtcataatattatacacatgattatatattttattttttatttttaaacgtcaattttcataatatttttttatgaatttaattgtaGTTCTAAAATCTCACTTCATTAACATTAGTTAAATAAGtgcaaatttaacaaattgaaaaaaaagaatattgtaatgtaataaaaatgtaacaaatgACAACAGGTGAACACTGTACTAAATTAACACTCGCTACACATGTAACAGGAAGTAGAATACACGTAGacaattaggtattttatcaatattggtGCTCCGTCGGATAAATGGATTTGAGGTTCATCTTGGTTAAAAATGATGGAGAGGTACATCCCCTCgccaaatgtataatacactcaaacacatattaaatattgggtCAACGTTGAAATGTAGTTAAACGTATTGAGGCTAGTATACGCCCACACAACCCGACCCTGTTAAGTTAGGGTACGCTTTGAcgagttatgaacattttaaagttgtaatatttcacatagctgtaactcactttaaaataatatcattaaaatcatatgtcaatgtctagataatattcttaactttaaatttgataataggtaaatttactctaatattaaaactaacatcacaaaatgtattctgctgaacgaaaatttgttatgctGTACGTTattaagacagagacaacacatgcgggtatggcaTCCTCTTaagtgttaatataaaatattaactacataaaaataaaatcatttttattattagaaaaatatgattatattgatatttattgattaatcaTAAGTGTACACATGTGTATGGTgtgcttaaaaaatatatgtaaagtttatttttcttttctcaATAATGAACCCCTCTAACTGTTCAGTATtaaatacagttatttaaaaatcaatattatatacatacttttaaattgtattacagttactactaataatacttatcataataatataaagaattattatagaaatcaagtatacaatattatcctgtaaattatttataaaaacaacttaataatcaataacagTTAAACAGTctctgtatttaaaattttaaaatataatattaggcaagacttaaatttaaaaaaaaaaaatgtaattaaaaattataaatatataataataataataataattgtacccATATGATAAACTATAcagagtatattttatacatttatattgctattatagttattcaatttatcatagttacacggtataaatattttttacctcGTGCacagtaaaacataataatctacataaaacttttaaatccataaaattttttatcttatggTTTATAAGATCCAATAAATCCAACTTTATCAagatttgaacttcaaatgtctataaaaataaattgtgcttttatatttttgaatttaaagaaGAACTACTCATATAAGAAACATTGTAGTTATAATAACTGTTCACTGGCGCAGCTAGGGGAGACTTAAGGGAGCTTAGCCccctcaaaataaattttagccTCCTTTCCctcaaatttttatgattatttaagattaaatactaatttaagcataaattaGTGAGAATGTGAGATACATCCTATGCAATATGACTTagagaattattataacagaattattcaaaataaaattgtataaatataaaatattaatttattttgatatatacatataggtaatttaaatatttaataaaaacatttttatctaataaatattatgcggGCATATCAACCGGTGGCATTGTGGCGGTCACCAtccaatattttagttttattttggtgattaaaaatggacaaaaaacttatttattatttttaatacatcaaaaaaataatctgtatTGGGCCTGCAGTCCCCCTAATATTTTAGACCTAGTTACGCCAATGTacctattgaaataattaatatacttttaactaACTAACTACATAAATGTGTACATCTTCGTAATTTTtgacaacattttataaacattatataattcttatacgtttgtttttaatttaatgttattaatccTGAAAGCTGAAATATCTAAGAcatcaaataaaaagttattctaCCACATGAAACTAAAAGGACCTCTaacgaacaaaaaaatacctgCTAAGAAAAAAGCTTTGATTAAAGTTTCTGaacgttaaaataaatctctTATAACACTCTATTCGCATGTATCtgattaatgaatttataaatgttttttaaatcgtaataccgtatatacaacatatttattaatattggtttGTTCGTGTGTGTGTCTATTTTGGAATAATAGTGCATAAATACACCGcatggttatataataattgactaatttatctatttatttcgacataatattatgtaaataaaaattaaatatattaatagattaaaatactaaacgtgcaaattaattaagtaaataaataaatatttttattttaaacttagtataatttattatttttcaaagaattttgttatacattaacagtccattaattaaaataaataacttaattcaaATAGGAACTTTTATTtggtcttatttttttttacttttggacATTTTGAatgtggtttttaaaatactaggATCAAAATGATTTAGTGGTGCAGCGCTATCTATAGTACACTGTTCGTCATCGTCTAATTGGCCGATTATAGGAACTCGATCGGTCACGTTCAAATGAGGGGCCATCAAATTCatgaaaaactgaaaaaaaaaagcctTTTTATAGCGTGTTATTTagacaattttcaaatataatagcaGTTATAATCACAGACTCacatataatatctttttatcTTAATTCTTAGTCCATGCTTGGAATGAAATAATCATGGAAGAACCTaatcaattatcataatatattcgttCAATTAATACCATATAGTATCACACACTGCTaatgaaaattctaaaattttaaatactataaggtTTGACAGATATTTCAACCGATCCGTTCAACTATTTGTTTCTCCGTAAAGCTTCACCAGTTAATAAGCTTTTCGATAAAGACAATTGAAacgcaaaaaagtataaagatTTTAGAAGAAAGGgtgtgtacaataattttttcattattaaatataagcagaataaagtatatttttagacaaGAAAGTGTTAAACTGTctcttttcataatttatatgttacgAGTAGTTATCTGGATAAACTCTTCTCGAAAATAAAAACCGATAGAAGAGGTCCAGTTCTTTGGTCCCCCAACTTAACATGACAATCCATTTTTATGgatgactataaaaaaatcttatgaaCACATCAAGATGTctcaaaatttgaaatgtatgtcataattatctttttattattattaaaaacttcatatatatatatactatattcatTTGTCGTCATAATACAAGTGACACGAGATTTTTGGGACTTACtcgtactatataatattatataatatagagtatTTGGGAATTAATTTCATGACAAAGCTACCTCAATCATTTTTCTCATATGAAATTCTCATAATCTCATCCAAATAtccgatgataataatattgtaaaatatcaaaatattgaaaaaccagaaaaacataatattaaatatcttatactTGAACACATCCttttttcgatttaaattTCTCAAGAAAATGTAGCAGCTATAAGTGAActcataagtatataatatcatatgtaaagttaaaaaaatctattttatactatgatCTACCTGAGTCGGTTTTGCATTGCAAATTGGGgaatctttaatttaaattattcaattgagcatattttaaaaaagttataagaaaTAGAAGAAAAAAGGCACAACGTACAGTCAACGGTGTCgtaaattcaaaacatttaaccAAAAGTGTTGTACACAAGTGTTAACCAATGAgcaacgataaaatattattcaaattacagcgataatacttatattttataaagtaccGTAAAACCTAAGACTTAAAACGGCTATAACTTCAAACTAAGAACAGCCAAACTCTGAATTTACCattgttttcaatatataataaaatacgcaaATCCtcctaaaatatgaattagaaTCAAGATGTTCAAACAAACAATGTTCCCATTTCTCAAGTTATATAAACCTAacgatatataggtatatatttttaaatagaacttttaatatatacatgcaaaTGTGCTtagggtattttttttaggaacaTCAAGTCATCAACCATCTATTAAATctcaagtaaaaaaatgtatatatataaaaaaaaagaaacatgtATACGGttggataataatttacaataatctaCCTCGCCGATGGACGTGAGTCCCATGTCGGTGAACTTGAGTTGCCAGTGGGGTAGGCCCATGTGGACCAGAGCCTTTCTGAAATAATTGCTGAAGTTCGGAGCAAGCAAATGCCAGCGATACGTGGTGTCCAACAGCCAAACTGACGCGCTGCTGTGCTCTTCACGTGGATGGACGTCCGACCGGTTCGCCGCCACAGATGCCACTGACGTCCGGTCATCCAGGTACACCAGGCACACATGGCCTACGTCCGAGCTCGAGTCCAATTCAAATATCTTTGAGTTCTCCGTGAAGTCTGGCGTGTTCCTGTCGGACAGCCGGTCCAGCAATTGTAGATCACGCATCACGTTTACGTTGACCGTGTCCGATTTAACGTCACACAGACGGACCAAATCAGATAGCGGATTTACGGTGATGTTTCCTATGGGTAAGTTGGAAGTGCCACCGACAGCAGCAGCTGATGCATCAGACGTGATACCTagatacaataaatgtattgttattacgaATGTAACAAAATAAGTTGTTAAAAGAACCTCCTTATTTtcgttgtttaaaaatgtgaaaaaaaaagatacctACATCATAAGTAGTAATCTACATTTATTGATAccacaattaataatacatttatatttacatttaaagaataaatattattatttcaataacaataattatgtaaatatgacGTAATACACTGATTTCCAACCTAAGTTGAAAAATTGCTGAATATCTTTCAAAGTTTAAGTTTACTTATTACAATATGAGAGaatttcattattacaatcataaggtcttaataatataagatgcctatttgtatgtatagaaaataactcaaaaatatgGTTACATAACACGTTAGCTAACacattctaaatatatttataaattaactctattttttaggtacctatcgcattttatatttaattttaattttaatgtttagtatttttttttcggtaattcttttttttacttattattctaCCGTAGCTCTTCGATTTCTTCACTACCTAAAAATTGTAAGCCCAAAAAACTTTCTTCGGTTgtcaaactttttatttgaattttgaaattgatttttgctatttattttagtctGGGTGACTGGGCCAGTactgaatattgttttaaatcgtttgataaaaattattattaaagtttgaaaaaatataaattgagtaTTCTTAACTGCACGTCTGTACCTATTACTAAAAATTCCGTATtcaatagtaaaatgtattaaatcgaataaatatatttatacaaaattataaacattataagttTACgcgatattatgtattaaatataaaattaaaaaatttacaaattaatcatatttgtatcattaatattattttccgtgtatatattaatatagaaattaatataatttttgcatGATTTtacaggtaaaaaaaaatactcaaccATGAACCGTACTTTAAAGTTAGGTACCTTCGACTCTGTACGACCAAGTCAACTTGAACCCGTCGCATGACAAGTAAAACGACTTGATGTCTTCTGGCAGTAGACACCCGTTCCGCTGCTCCCACAGACTTATTTTTGCCTTGTCACACGGTAGACTTTGTTTGACCGACAAATTTCTCACGCCCACGGTGTTTTCTGCAAATAAACAAACTAAGCTTGAACCCTGCTGCAACAAACGAAAATCGACCAATTGGCGACTGGCGAAACCACATTATAAGGCATATACTCCATAGATAGATAAATCGCATAACAGCCTACCAAAATGAAATCTtggtttatatacaaaatatttaggtgTATCTATGggtaatcaaaaatgtaatataatataattttagagctTAGAAAACATATaagatacataaaatttaatattaggtacatatttgattattattgtttgtttgaaTAAGTATTCCACCCTGTATTCCACAACACATGCAAGGAGCAaagtcaattaaaattttttcctACCATTTGTCTCGTATATACCATATACCCCAAGCAACTTTTTGGGTGGAGAGGGGGTCCCATAACGCTTATgagatgccctagataatgttgataactttaaattttgtaagagGTCAATTGACTCTaatgtgaaaaattaatatagttataacttataacttatagtcaTTATTGTGATTGTGAACGTAAAATCTGTCGGTATGTTGCGCGTGGAtcagagagaaaacaaatagtaCGCTGGTCTCTGACATCATACTCTTgagacaacaaaataatatgacatacCAATAGGTATGTCGTATGTGACCATTAattgacttattattaataataactattaattagctaatgcgtatatactataacataGACAGCGTGTAAAAATCGATGGGTGTCGTACGTCCGAGCGCCGCTGTCGATAATCGATATGAGAGCGAAAATACGAATGACAGTGAAATATAACGAgcgaaaattgtattataatgatacgCAAACACTACTCACCGAGAACGGTCAACAGGCCTAATGTTAATTGGTCGTTGAACAAATCCGAAGTGACCAAATCCAGTTTATTGTTACTGGCCATGTCGCGGTGGAACTGCAGAGACGGCAAcaatatttacagttttactgTATAGTGTAGAGAACAAAGATACCTCCAACGCGTAGTcgaatagatttattattattcgctgTGCAGGTTGTTAGGGCAACACAGATAAATACTATGACGtagaatagaatatatatCTGTGTGGGGCAGCGAGACTATAGTGATCGCCATCAACAACCCCAACCGCATAAAAAAACCACGACAGAAATCTATAATGAtttatcgtaattattattgttgttgataGTGAGCATCGCGGGCGAAGAAATGATGTAGaggtagaaaaaaatacgCGGTAGTGTCGGTAGTGATGTTTTTGGATAACGCATCGTGtgaatttattctttaaaacgTAGTTAAGTAGGTATGTATTCGACTgacgacaataatatgttatttttcatagCAAGTGAtccaaattacatttttttttttttttatgaaacatggaaatacattatacatactataggAAATCTTCAGTTATCATGTACACAACAAGTCAATAACGCAATTATGCACATTTTTAGGCAGTAtatgagtataaaaattaacagcaaaaaattaaattaaaatataagctaaAAAACAATGTTCAGTCCTAAACAtaggatattatattagatttatctAATCCATTGacataataattgtcatgTTCAAGCATTTCTACGGTAACAAACACCATGAAGTTAGTAGCAGTTTACAAAGATGTTATGTTTATACTGAATATAATGggtgtacctacctatctatGGCATTTCGACGAGCGTAAAATAAACGCGGTTATTTGGACTACCTACATTGGGCGCGTGCAATTTGACGCCACTACATCATTTAGACGAGTTAATTTCGTcgaaaaaccaaataaaatgaaaaaaatatattttttattatacacggtGTATTGCGGGGATGATAtgacaattttacattaaaattaaatttgaaaatgttagaTAATCGTGACACTTcttgtatataaaatcaatatcaacCATTATCTGTCATACCCATCTGTCATCACTCATTACTTTTGATGCAAAATAAAACCCGacgtctatattatactattatagttgtaacttaaaagttataaataatttcacagcCGACGAAATGCTTCTAGGTATTGtgcataaattaaagttttatgaataatataccattaatATACCTCTATTAATATGACAAGTGATGATTTATGCTATACATTCCACACtttgaactattttttaatttaattataatatatccgtGGGCCATAAGTATGAACTCAGAACAGTTTTTTACAATTgtacaaagaaaataaaaatacgagaTAACTGATGGTTGTTTAAtgtcttaatattaaataggaaccgccattattataatataccatttagTCAGTGATTTTAACCTGGTTTAGTAGGTACCATCGAAAAAATCAAAGTTAGGTATTTATTGAGTGAATTATTCTATTGATCAacctagttatatatatatatatagttattttgtcAGTAAGTTGATAACACTAATTTGAAGGATGTTAACAGATATTGGACTACTTAGATAATGCaggacttaaatttaatttgtatgtttcTGTTttgtgtcaattttttttttcttacatctAAATGTAGTGGCGTTAAAATTGAATGAGTCAAACTATCATGTGCACCCAATTGTTGTTCATCTAAATGTCCAAGTTCATTTGATGCGCATCAAAATGATGGTAcactgtttatatttatataaatataaaaaattgtttttaatttatattaatattacattaagtgggtagtaaaaacatatttaaaaaacagattacaatgaaaattgtattttcaaaacttaaaattcaaataaactaaataatttgtatggaTTTTGGTATAATGTGGAAGCCACATCATATGCGtacaataattcattaataaaataatagtttataatggaTCACGGgttcatttttaacaaataacgcAACaccgtttataattatataaataaaaataaaaattgtttttaatttatattaatattacatcgaGTAAGTAGTAAAAACAGATtacaatgaaaattgtattttcaaaacttaaaattcaaataaactaaataatttgtgtGGTTTTTGGTATGATGTAGAAGCCACAGCataatatgcttataataattcattaataaaataatagtttatattatgaacccGGATTCatctttaacatattatatacagcatataaatattatgtatacaaatataccacACAACACAGTGAAGGCAAGAATAGAAAAACATTActagtaataaaacaataaataaataaataaataaagaattaaacaaatttgaaaaagttCAATGATATGATGATTATGTCATTTCAAAGTTTTATCGgcaagttttttgttttttctaacACATAAGCAGTGAAACGTTTCAAGAATTTTGGATACTCTCGTTTATACACAGCCCTGAGAACAGAAGATGGTGCCCAACCGCCTGGATTCACTGTAAACAGAAATAGttcacataaatttatattaatagaatttaattactGTGCTGTATTGTGGATTAAAAATGACCAATTTAACTTTTAGGT includes the following:
- the LOC113554431 gene encoding tubulin polyglutamylase complex subunit 2, whose amino-acid sequence is MASNNKLDLVTSDLFNDQLTLGLLTVLENTVGVRNLSVKQSLPCDKAKISLWEQRNGCLLPEDIKSFYLSCDGFKLTWSYRVEGITSDASAAAVGGTSNLPIGNITVNPLSDLVRLCDVKSDTVNVNVMRDLQLLDRLSDRNTPDFTENSKIFELDSSSDVGHVCLVYLDDRTSVASVAANRSDVHPREEHSSASVWLLDTTYRWHLLAPNFSNYFRKALVHMGLPHWQLKFTDMGLTSIGEFFMNLMAPHLNVTDRVPIIGQLDDDEQCTIDSAAPLNHFDPSILKTTFKMSKSKKK